The DNA region CGGGGTTCTGCAGTCCGATCACGGCGTACTCGAGCGACAGTTCGGCGCCGGAGCGCGAAGCCAGGTAGGCGTTCACGCCATCCGCATAGGCCTCGTAGTAGCCGCGCGTGGTGTCGTCCATCGCCTCGACCTCGGCCTCCGCGACCGTGCGCCATCCGAGCGTGCGGAGGAAGGCGTCGGTGCCGGCCTGCGACTCCCCGAACATCTCGGCGACGCGGCCGGCGGTCACATGGCGGCGGAAGTCCATCTCGAAGAACCGGTCCTGCGCGTGCACGAAGCCCTGCGCGTAGAACAGGTCGTCGGTCGAGTCGGCGGTGATCGTCGGGATACCGCGGTCGTCGCGCTGCACGGTGACCGCGGCCGCGAGCCCGTCGAGCTCGATCGATCCCTCGGTCTGCGGGAAGGAACGCTGGATGGTCCAGGTCACGAAGAACGCCGCAGCCACGGCGATCACCACGACGGCGGCCACGACGAGGAACGCGATGCGCCCGATGCGAACGCCCAGCGGGAGGCGGGAAGGGGCAGCGGACTCCTGCGAATCGGTCATCATCGTCGAGAACACTTTCGGGTAGAAAGGTGGAACTCAGTTCCACCGAGCCCCAGCGCGCGTTTCAGGGCCGCGCCTTCGCATCATATCCGCACCGGCGCTCGCCACGAGGCGTTCCACGACGAGCACCGGGTCGATCATCCGATCAGGCTCGGCTGCAGATCGCGCAGGGTGCGCCGATGTGTCATCCGCGTCACCCCGATCATCGCGAACAGCAGCGCGCCGACGAGCCACACGCCGAGCACGGCCAGATCCCCGCCGGCACGCGCGAAGTCGCCGCCGTACATCAGCTGTCGCATCGCATCGACGACGTAACCCAGCGGCAGCACGTGATGCAGGGCGGCGAGGGGAGCGGGCAGCGTCTGCCACGGGAACGTGCCGCCCGCGGTGACCAGTTGCAGCACCATAAGAACCAGGCCGAGGAACTGCCCGACCGATCCGAGCCAGACGTTCAGGGCGAGGATGATCGCCGCGAAGGTCGCCGACGCGAAGACCATGATGCCGAGCGTGCCGAGCGGATGGTCGAAGGTGAAGCCGAGCGTGATGGCGAGGATGCCCATCAACCCGAGCATCTGCACGGCACCGAGCATCGCCGGGGTCAGCCAGCCGGCCAGCGTGATGCGGATGGGGGAGTGCAGTGCGGTGATGGCGCGCCGGGAGATGGGCTTCACGATCAGGAAGAGGGCGTAGATGCCGATCCAGGCGGAGAGCGCGGCGAAGAAGGGGGCGAGTCCGGCACCGTAGTCCTCGGCGGAGGCGACCTTGTCGCTCGACACCTTGACCGGGTCGGCGATCGTGTCGGCCTGAAGCGAGCGCAGGTCGGGGGTGGAGGCGGGAATCGCGTCGACGCCCTGGGACAGTCCGTCGCGCAGCTCGGCCGTGCCGGAGGCGAGCGTGGCGAGTCCGTCGCGCAACTGAGAGGCACCGTCGTTCGCGGCGGAGGCACCCGTGGCGACCGCGCCGGCACCGGTGGCGAGTTCCGAGGCGCCCGAGGCGAGGGAGGCGGCACCGGCGGCGAGCTGGTCGACCTTGCCGACCGCGGCCTGCACCTGAGTGTTCCCCTCCTGCAGGCGAGCGCCGAGCGGATCGAGCGTGGCGAGCACCTGGTCGATCTCGTCGGGCGTGAGGCCCTGCTGCGTCAGGGCGTTCGCGATGTCGGTGCGCACCTGCGGCAGGGCGTTCGCGGCCTGCTGCACCGCGGCTCCTGCCCGGTCGGCGACATCGGCGAGCTGACGGTTGCCCGCGCTCACCTGTTGCGCGCCGTTCGCGAGGCTCTGCGCCCCCGTGGCCAGTTGCGCCGTTCCGTCGGCGAGCTTCGCGGTGCCTTCGGCGAGCGTGGAGCTGCCGGAAGCGGCGGTGCCGGCGCCGTCGGTGAGCTGCGTGGCGCCGTCCGTCGCCGTGATCAGCTTGTCGCGCACGTCGCTGAGGCCGGTGAGCAGGCGCTCTGCGGCCTGGCTGCCGACCATCTGGGCGACCGAGCTGCGGATCTTCTCCACGGCCTGCGTGCCCATCGATGAAGCGAGGTAGTTGTTCGCGTCGTTGGTCTCGAGGTCGATGCGCGCCTGGTGCGGGTCGCTTCCCGCGGCTGAGGTGAGGGCGGAGGAGAAGTCGGCCGGGATCGTCACGGTGAAGTCCACAGTGCCGTGTTTCAGGGCTTCGGAGGCTTCGTCGGCCGACATCAGCTGCCAGTCGAAGGCGTTGCCCTTGATGAGGTTCTCGGCCACGTCCTCGCCGTAGTTCACGGTCTCACCGGTCGCGGGTTCGGTGCCGGTGGTGGGCGCGGGGGCGCCTTCGTCGTCGACCACGAGCGCGACAGGGACCTCGGGGAACTTCGCGTACGGATCCTGGTTCGCCCAGAGGTAGAGACCGCCGTAGAGGATCGGGACGCAGATCAACGCGACCAGGGCGATGATGCCCATACGGCTCGCGGTGAGTCGCCGCAGCTCGGCGGCGATCATGGCGGGAACCTTCATCGCGCATC from Microbacterium sp. SY138 includes:
- a CDS encoding YhgE/Pip family protein produces the protein MKVPAMIAAELRRLTASRMGIIALVALICVPILYGGLYLWANQDPYAKFPEVPVALVVDDEGAPAPTTGTEPATGETVNYGEDVAENLIKGNAFDWQLMSADEASEALKHGTVDFTVTIPADFSSALTSAAGSDPHQARIDLETNDANNYLASSMGTQAVEKIRSSVAQMVGSQAAERLLTGLSDVRDKLITATDGATQLTDGAGTAASGSSTLAEGTAKLADGTAQLATGAQSLANGAQQVSAGNRQLADVADRAGAAVQQAANALPQVRTDIANALTQQGLTPDEIDQVLATLDPLGARLQEGNTQVQAAVGKVDQLAAGAASLASGASELATGAGAVATGASAANDGASQLRDGLATLASGTAELRDGLSQGVDAIPASTPDLRSLQADTIADPVKVSSDKVASAEDYGAGLAPFFAALSAWIGIYALFLIVKPISRRAITALHSPIRITLAGWLTPAMLGAVQMLGLMGILAITLGFTFDHPLGTLGIMVFASATFAAIILALNVWLGSVGQFLGLVLMVLQLVTAGGTFPWQTLPAPLAALHHVLPLGYVVDAMRQLMYGGDFARAGGDLAVLGVWLVGALLFAMIGVTRMTHRRTLRDLQPSLIG